GGTGTGTGCCCGTCCCTCTGTCACCACCCCCTCCGTGGTCCTTGTGGTGGTGTACCTGGAGCTGTGTGTTTACTGTCCAGAGTCCTCTCCAGCTGCTTTAGAAGCAAAAACACTGTTCCGTTCTGCTTTGTTCTCAAGGAAAAGGCCCAAGAAGGGATGTTTGGGAAATAGACTGGAAAGGATCCCAGTCCTTacctgctgtctgtctgtctgtctctctcgtcaGACGTTCTTGGAGCAGTCAAAAACCCGGTTTAACAAGAACTACAAGGGGATGAGCCTATCCAAAATCACTACCACCGTGGGTCTGAACAGTAAGGGGGTCCCTCAGGCTGTGGGTTTGTGGGGCAGATCCCTGAGGATGCTGTGATGTCCGCAGGCCAGCCGGCAGATGAGCAGGGCCACGTGAGGCTTTTATCCCAGTTCGCACTGGGCAGATGGTGGGGGAGCACCAGAGTGGCTCGTTCCTCTCCTGGAGCTGGCAGGCGGCACGTCAGGGACCCAGGACACGCAGCTTCATCCgtcttcttttctccccagtCGGCACTGTGGACGTGGGAAAGGCTCGCCTCATGTTCTGGGACTTGGGGGGCCAGGAAGAGCTGCAGTCTCTGTGGGACAAGGTAAGATAAACGCTGTGTAGGGCCCTTGGCCACGCACTGCCTGCTCTCAGGCCGTTTCTCCCCCGGTGACACCCCTTGGCCGCTTCTTTTCCTCGTAAGGCCTCAGActccccttttttctttgttgttggtaGCTTTGTCACCCGCTTTGTTCCCCGggcttcccccccgcccccccccccccgccatcctaTCCCAGCTCCCGAGTCCTTCCCCCAAGAGCAAGGATGTACTTGATTCCCTTTGACTTGGAGATGTTGCTGCTACCACAGGACAAGACGAAAGCTGGCCAGGAAACAGGTGTGGGGGAGGTACGATGACAGCAGGACACTCCGCTTCACCGCTGGGGCTGAGTCCCTCTGCTCGGGCCCTTTCCCTCAGTTGTAGCTTGGGACCTGGCCTCTGTGGTGGCCTCTTCCCCATTAGGGGAGGATGTTTTCAGAGGCCTTTAACAGCTgccttttttcttgatgaggttttggggtgttTCCAGGGCCCCGGTGCCGTGCTGCTTTTCCCGCACACCCCAGCCCTGAGGTCTGTCTTCAGCtcgccctgtgccaggcactggggtcCAGCAGCGAGCAGGACAGACCTAGCCTCTCCCTCAGGCGGCCCCCTCCTGGTGGATTGGTACAGTGGATTTGGTGCAGCCGATGCGCGGGGCACAGATGTGCCTGCCCCAGTTCCAGGGGCACGGACACGCTCATCTGCACTCTCGTTAGTCATCCGTGTCTTTAGAACTAGCGTCTAGATCCTGGTACCCGGTCACCTTTTCCTGGCTTTCCTCTAAAGTGTCTCCTCTGTTCCGACTTCCCTCCCGTGGCCGGAAGGTCACCAACAGGTTCTCTGGCTATTTAAGGTCACTGAAGCAGAGTGAAGCCGGGGCCTGCTCTTCTGAACCAAGACCCATATTCCTGACACTGTGTCGCAGGCCAGGGTCTCAGGAGCAGACGCTGAGACAGATGTTGGGGCACAGGATGTGTGTTGAGGGCCAGCACCTGAGATGGGAGCTGGGCTAATGCgggtctggggaggggaagggccagcTCAGGTGGCCGGGCCAGCAGGGAGCCCGGCAGGAGAGTTCCTTCCTCACAGCCCTCCCACATCAGGCCAAGCCGACTGGGACTCATACGGCCTCGTGGGTCACCACATGGGCTGCCTTGGGCAGCTATGACTTGGTAAGGTGGCTCTTGGTGGGTTAAAGTGGGCGCCGCAGGAACCCACGGGCTCATCCGCTGGGTGCGCTGCCTGCCCCTGGGCTCCTGGACCACGGCCCACCGTGCACCGCTTAGCACTCATGCCCTGAGGTGGGCGTAGCTCTGCCAggcgggaagagagagagagaggaggctctGCGGCTGGCAGCGTCCCCCACTCCAGCTACTGCTCGTGCTGATGGTGTGGCTCGTCACAAGAGTCTGCGCCCCTGGTGGCTGACCCTACTAGGTTCTTCATGAGCTTTCCGGCCTCCCTGTGGAGCGGGTGCCCTGCCTCCCGCTGATAGTGTCCATTATCCCCGCCAGCGTGGGGTCTCTGCTGGCTCCTGAACGCGAGTTGTCCAACATGCCCAGGAGACAACCGGGGTTTGTGACTTAGCAGGTCTCTGGCTGGGCCCTAGGGAACGGGGAGCCTTGGTGGTGACCACATCCCCAACCCTGTAGGGCCCAGAGCTGTGAGGATGGGCAGCAGGGTCCCCTGTGGGTCACCAGGATGGATGGGAAGTAGAGCTCCTGCCACCCCCGCCCCTTCCTAGACACTTGTCCTGGGGCCTGGTCCCCTGCACAGTCTGACACCTTGGCACTGTATTGGGGTGGCCATCGTTTCGTCCCTGGGTCCACGTACCAGCCTCGGGCTGCACGCAAACAAGACTGGCGGACTGCCCGTGCCTGCCACAGGGGCCCTTCTAGCTTCCCTCTCTCCAGGCCACACCCGAAAGCTCTCCGTCGTGCGGTCATGGGTGACACTGCCATCAGGGTGCCGTGGGGCGGAGGCAGCCCACTGTGCCCCCAGTCCTACCCCTGCTCAGCCCCCAGTGCCCAGCTCCATTGCTCCCGGTGCCGTCGGCCATCACCTTACACCCGTCTGCCAGGCCAGGTCGTACGCCCCGAGGGCTGTGAGGGGATTCCCCGGGCTTGCCGTGAACCCCGTGCGGTACCCCTTCCTGCTACGGAGACCTCTGTCGCAGGGCCCGCCAACTCTCAGCTCTCAGCAGCAAGATCGGGCCTGCAGCCCTCACACCACCTAGCACGTATGCTACAGAGGTCCCTGCTTCTGTGTGATTTGCGGGCTGCGGGATCCAGACGGCCACGCGTGTCGGGCTTCCTGTAGCGAGTGTGGATGCTGAAGCCTGTCTCGTGCTGGGGCGGTCGCTTTCAGCTTGCCCTCATTACACCCTGAGAATTCCCCGGAGCCGTCAGGCCTGCGCATCTGTGGGGTCGTCAGCTTGCGGACCGTGAACTGGCACCTGGCGTCCTGTTGCGTGTAACGTGCGGGTGTCCCCGGCCTCCGGGCTCTAGTGACAGCTGGGGGCAAAGTGGCAGAGATGCTGCTGTCTGCTTGCCAGACGGGGACGCTTCCGGGTTGTATTTTTCGATTAGGTAGAACGTGGGCTTACCAAACGTGTGACTGCGTCACCCATGCCCCGCGCTCCAAGGGCCCGCCCCCACGCGCCCCGTTTTGTCCATCTGTCAAGATTCCCTTTGCCGCGTGACACTTCCCCAGGCCTGGGCTCTGATGCCGCTGCTGTGTGCGTGCCTGGGCTAACTGCCTCCTGCCCCAGTCCGGCCCGCAGAGCTCAGTGCTGCTGGTCTGGTCCTCGgcgcctcccctccctccattcGGTGGCTGTTGCGTGGCTCCCGAGCAGTATGGCCATCGGCTTGCTGTCCACACTGGCCTGTGATCTGGCTAGCATCCTCCCTCCACTTCCAGGGCTGCGTGGGGACACCCTatccttcccccgccccctccccgccaacCACCATCAGACCGACGATCGTGGGCGGCTTTCAGGAGCAGATGCCGAAGTGGGGTTTGGGGGCACGGTACCTGGGAAATGACAGTGTTGCCCGAGGTCAGCAAGCTGTTCCCAAAGGCCTCCAGGGCCGCCTCACTCTGCCCTACCTTCTGCCCCCCAAAGGCGCCTCGCAAGGGCCTTCCAGTTGGCGGCTGGCCCTGGGGTGGCCAAGTGCCTGTGGCCCAGcaccccctttctgcccctccccagtacTACGCGGAGTGCCACGGTGTCATCTATGTCATCGACTCCACAGACGAGGAGAGGCTGTCCGAGTCCAAGCGAGCATTCGGTGGGTACAGCCCGGCTCGGGGCTGGGGAAGTGGTCAGGTCCAGTCTGCCCACCCCAGGTGCCTGGAGCTGACCCTGGTGGGAGATGGGGCCCACGCCAGGTCAGGCAGGGCTGTGGCcaagagagagcgcacatggggtgtggaggggtgggtgggccTCGGCAGCCACAGGCAGATCAAGGGTGCTCACTGCCCCCTTTCTGCCCACTCCAGAGAAGATGGTCACGAGTGAGGCACTGGACGGTGTCCCCATCCTGGTGCTGGCCAACAAGCAGGATGTTGAGGTGAGCTCCCTACAGCATGCCCACAGGGCAGTCCCCAGCAGAAGCACGTCCCACTGACAGCTGGGACAGGGTGCCTGTCCTGGACCTCCCAGGCCAGGTGTGCTCTAGGTGCACCTGGGCCTCTCATGCGGGGCACCTTCTCTGCACAGGCAGGGGGGCGGGCAGTATTCCTCTGCCGCTGGCGTGGGTGGACACGAAACGCAGAGGCGTCCCAGGGTGAGAGTCGGCTCCGATCTTGGCCTGTGTGCTGCCCTTGGGATCGCCTCAGCTGGCCAGTGGATGCTCAGTGGCAGTCTGTGTGGAGAGGGCTTTGCAGGGCAGTGTCCTGATTCTGCAGCAGAGGCGCCCTAGGGTCGGGCTTCCTTCCGCCTGCGGTCCCTTTCCTACAGCCCTTCCGTgccacctgctcctcctcctgagACTGTTCGCTGCAGGGCCTCTCCTAGGCAGAGAAGCCCtgagcccagcccctccccaccaagaCCACGTCCTGCCCCGGGAGCAGGACATCTGCAGCGCCTGCGACCTTGCCCCTCACAGCCTCGCCTTCCCCCAGACTTGCCTCTCGATCCCCGACATCAAGACTGCGTTCAGTGATTGCACCTCCAAGATTGGCAGGCGCGACTGCCTGACCCAGGCCTGCTCGGCCCTCACTGGGTGAGTGGGGCTCTCCCTGCCGTGGGCTGGAGGCCGGGCTGGCCCCACCTCATGCTTACTGTCTCCACAGCAAAGGGGTGCGCGAGGGCATCGAGTGGATGGTGAAGTGCGTCGTGCGGAACGTGCACCGGCCGCCGCGGCAGAGGGACATCACGTAGGCATGGCTGGTGCCTGCTGGTGCCCACAGCTCACCCCTGAGTGCCCGAGGAGCGCTCCTGCCAGCTCTGAGCCGCCAGGCCTGGGGGTCGGGTTTGCTTTGCTCTTGGTTTTTTcagttgctttgttttttctttaagacaAACGTTTCCCTGTGTCCGTAAAAGCGTGGGCATGCAGAGGCTTCTGCTGAGGGGGAATCGGGGCggcagggccaggctgggtgCCACCAGGGGACCCCCACAAGACCCCTGCCAAGCCTGCTGGTGTTGGCGGGCCGCCTGGCCCTTTGGAGCCGCCACCCCAGCAGTGTGGCCTGCCTGGCCCAGGGGGCGGAGGGGCACCTGTCTGGAAACGAGATGCTCCACAGCTGCTCTGTGCCGTTCACCCGCGGAGGAAGCTGGTGGGGCAAGTGTGTCTGTCCTCAGTCTCCGTCCCCTCTGGGCCTGGAGATGGGTTGGGGGCTGGTGTCAtcttgagggaggagggagacctGGTCCACTTTGCTGGAGGCCAGCGGGGCCCTGGGTTCTGATGCCTCAGAACAGGGTGGGGGAGATCTGCCTGGGAGGCCCCGTGTCCTCTTCCGCTGGCCTCCCGTCCAgtcagggagggagtgggggttCCCTCTGAGCGCGTCTGCCGCTGGTGCAGGACAGCCAGTCGCCATTGTGGGGGGCACACCAGCATGGGTGTTCCAAAGGCCAGCTAGGTTCCTGTGGAGCCCAGGCCAGTTGTGGGATGGGCCTTGATTCCCAGttggaggtgaggggtggggtccCCGTCAGGTCTGGGGACGGGCTAAAAACCCATTTCCGGGTCTGTGCCTGGAAACCGTCCCTCCGGGTGAGGCTGGTCCTTGGGACCCTCACCACATGGCCCCTGTGGGAGCTGGCAAGACCCAGTGGGCCTAGCCCTGGGCAGGAGGCTGATTGGCCAGCACTGGGTGGAGTATGCCAGAAAATGGTAGTCTGAGTCGCTGCTGTCTGTCGTCCCTCCAGAACCCCAGGACTGGGTGGTGGGCTCCCAACTGTCTGGGCACAGTGACCACAGCACGAAGCGCTCCCAGGCTAGACCCGGGGCCTGTCTGGGCACCACCTTCCTGCTTCCGTGGGAGTGCCAGAGCCAGAACCCTGACTCTGCTAGACTACCCTCCCTCTGAGGTGGCAGCCTTGGAGGGCCTACTGAGAAAGGCTGagtcagggctgggggtgggaatgCAGGTGAGGTGACTCATGGGGAGTCATAGGCTGTGGGGtcccacgccccccccccttgGGACCTATCATGGGGATCAGGCTCCAGGGCTCACGGGAAGGGCTGGGAGTCGGCCAGGTTGTTCTGGAGCACTCCAGCCCTCATCTGAGCCTTCCTGTGGGGAAAAGCCGTGTTTCCCAGAAAGCACATGGGATGCACCCGGCCTAGGGGAGGTCCTTGGCTGGTCCCCTCCGGGGAAATTCCCTGCCTGCAGGGACTGGGTGGAGCTCAagtggaggggcagggtgagggggaAGGGTCTCTTGGCAGTCCAGGTTAGTGTTGGCCAGTCCAAGCTGGGTCCTATTCCACAGCAAGAGTCCCTAGACTGGGTAGGACCCTCAcgacactccccccccccccccagctgtccTACGCACAAAGCATGACTTGGGGTCATGGGACGAGCCTCAGGGATCTCCACTGTGCCCACAGCCAGAAGGGATGCACCTGCCACCCGCTGGCCCTCTCTGACAGTCCTTCCCACCGAGGGTCTATCCCACTTGGGGTGACCAGCAGCCAGAGGAAGCATGGGACGCTAGAAAGCCCGTGCAGGTGTTTGTTTCCCCACCAGACGTGCCCTCCAGCACCCGGTAGACATGGCACAAAGTTTCATACAATCCGTTTTATAACggctttataaaaaataaactttgtaacTGTAATGGGACCCCGGTCGGTCGAGCTTACTTTAGTAAGTCACTTTCGGTGTGATGCCCATGTGGGAGCCCCAGCTTGGGAACAGAATAAATAGGGGGCGGGGTGCTCAGCGTGCCCAGAAGCGTGTGCGGACACTGCGCTCCAGCCCAGGCAGCCGGGCTTCGCGCAGGGCCCGCAGCAGCCGCACAGCCAGCGCCCCAGCCTGCGCCTCACGGAGCTCCAGGAGCTGCTGCCTCAGCTTAGGCTGCAGGCCGTTGCGACCCTCCCTGGGTGGCACTAGGCCTTGTGCTTCTGGGCCCCTGAGCGCCTGCCACAGCCGCAGGAGCTTCTTGAAGGACCAGTCCTGGAAAGCCACGAAGTCAATGACAGCGCGCTCACACTCCTCGGCTCCTGCagcggtgggggggcggggggggggttaaGGACCCAGTGGTAGAGGCCTCCATGTGCTctgggtgtggaggggagggacacCCGACAAGGGAGAAATCCCTGCCCACTAACAGGTCCAGTGCAGAGGCGGAAGAAGAGGTCAGAGAGCGTGCAGGGGCGGGAAGGGAGATGCGGTTTAAACTCCCTGGGAGTCCGTTTCCcaaggggggtgggtgggtggctggcaTGGCCTGCGTTGGCACTGGTGCCACGCCACCACCGCAGGGGACTCCCCAGGTAAGTTTCTGGAGGACCCTCCCAGCGGCTGGATAAACGCTGCATACCTCAGGGCTGGACTCTGGCCTGGGGACAACGGACACAGGCTGACCTCCTCTGACTCgcgcgccccctcccctgctcacctggcCCCCCTGGCTCCGGGGTGCCGAGTGGGAAGCCGGCGCAGCTAGTGCACAGGGCGTCGTGGGAGGCGGAGCCGGGCACGTTGAGGACGAGGCCCAGGGCCGTGCAGTTGCGGTGGGGCTGGCACTGTTCCGAGCTCGAGCTGCTGGCCGAGAAGGTGCCCGGGGGGCACGGCTGGCATTGCGTGTTctggctgggggtgcctggggacgagatggggaggaaggggtcAGGGGGAGCCAAGGGTGCCGTCCTCACCGGTGGCTGAAGTCCCAGGCCGCCGCCCGCCAGCCCGGCCGCGCACCGGGGACAGTCACGCCCGCGCCGGGCGGGCAAGGCGCGTGCTCCAGGCAGAAGCCCGCGTGGGCGAAGAAGCCGGGGCGGCAGCGGCAGGCGCGGTTGTGGGTGGCGTCGCAGGGCCGCGCCTCCTCCTCGCGTTCCCCGCAGATGACGTTGCAGTAGCGGCAGCGCTCCAGGTAGTTCCAGAACTGCGTGTAGTGGCGCGGAGGGCACGCGCCGCACGTCGTGGGGGCATCCCGACGGCACGGCCGCTGCACGAAGGTGCCCGGGGGGCACTGGCCGCACACCAGCCACTCCCGGGTCTCCGCGTCCCGCCACGGGTAGGTGAGCGCGCCCGCCGTCGCCGTCGCCGCCGCCCCCTGTGCCGCCAGAGCCAACAGTAGGGTGGGCAGCGCCCAAGGCCGGGTCAAGGGCGGCGGTCCCCGCCTCTCCAGTGCCCACATGATAGTCACCGGAGCGGCGGCTCGGCCTCCGGGAGGCCCACGAGCGAGGACACGGGGACGACGCGTCCTACCCTACCTGTCGCCACCCCACAAGCTCGCCCGTCGGCGGCCAGCGCCGGCCTATATGGCCCGGCCTCGCCACGCCCCGGGGGGAGGGCTCACGACCTCCACGGGGCCGCGCTGCGACCCGACTTTCGGCGACGTCACCGCCCcacggcccctccctccccagggagccccctcaccccgccccccgcctggCGCCAGCCTCCGCCTGGCCTTAGTCCAGGGGGCGGTCCTGCGAGGGCCTCCCCAGCACCAGGGGCAGCTCTCTACCCGGGAGCAGGGCTGGCAGCCGGGGTGCAGGCTGGGGATGCCTGGCTCCTCTCTTCTCTGGTCTCAGCCATCCGCCGGTCCACCTGTGAGGACGGAGGCTGAGCCCAGTTGGGACAAAGCGCTCAGCGTGCCCTTTCCCGGACAGGGTGGGACGACCCTACTCAGATGCCCACGTCTTCCTTCCCAGCACCCTCAAACCCCATTGCCAAGTCCAGACCCTACAAACAGCGTCTGGATACGGTATCCGCAACTTTATTAGAGAACCTGTCACCTGATTAAAAGCAGGTCCactgcgcacgcgcgcgcgcacacacaggtcccggagaggagggagcagagcgTTTCCCCCACCTTCCAGTCCTGGGCTCAGGCCGCAGCAGCCAAGCGCCTGAAGCTCCACCCACAAACAAGCAGCCAAGGAAAGTTCTGAAGAGGTACCTTTTAGCAGACCCTCCCCAGACCCTAAGGGTACTTCGGGGCTTCTCATAGGCAGGCGCCGATCCTGCTGCCATTTCAGGGGCATCCCCACGGGCACTGGCCTGGCCCGTGGCCCGCACCCCGTGAAGGGACAAGTGCCCCAGCTGCGTCCCAGCTGGGACAGAGGCGGCGTCCGCCTGCCCGAGGGTCTCCAGCCTCACTGGGGCTCTGGCCAGAAGACCTGTGTGATGCTCTGCTTCCTGGCAGGGGCGTGGCAGGCCGGGCAAGTCCTAGAGGCCTGCGGAGATAGGGCAGTGCTGCACAGGcgccgccccccgcgccccccagcTCCCGGCCCCCCAGGTGGCGGACGCGCAGCGGGCGGGTCCGCAGGGTCCCGCCGCCAACCTGGAGGAGCCGTCGCCAGCAGGCCCGGCAGCGGTGGAAGTTGCAGGAAGGGCACTGGAAAGGGACCGTGTCCTCCGCCCCGCAGCCGGGGCACGCCGAGCCTGCTCCAAGGGGGCCGCTGTGAGCGCCGCGGCAGCTGCGCCGCCCCCACTGCCCACACTCCCTGCGGCCCCTCCCAGGAGACCTACCGGACTCGGAGGGCGCGTGCCTGCGGGGGGCGCTGGGGGGCTGGCTGGGAGCCCCCGCATCCCCGGCCTGCCTCGGTCTAAGGAAGGCCAAGATCTTGCTCTGGGTCCTCCCGAGTTTGTCCTGTCCTGGGGGACCTGGAGACACAGGCGCGAGTCTGAAAGGGTGGTTCGGGCTGATCTGCGGCCCCCCCTTGCAGGGCTGCGTGGGGCTCCAGGGGCACCAGGTGGtctcccccctgctcccccccgCCGCCGCTACCTGGCCTGGAATCACCGTGGGCGAGGTCGGGAGGCACGGTGGGGGTCCCGTCCTGGGGACCCGGCGGCTCAGGGCCCGCGGTCGGGGCGGCCGGGCCCCTGAGGTCGGCGCACACCTGCCGGAAGCGCTGCTGGTGGC
This sequence is a window from Lynx canadensis isolate LIC74 chromosome A3, mLynCan4.pri.v2, whole genome shotgun sequence. Protein-coding genes within it:
- the ARFRP1 gene encoding ADP-ribosylation factor-related protein 1 isoform X2; translated protein: MYTLLSGLYKYMFQKDEYCILILGLDNAGKTTFLEQSKTRFNKNYKGMSLSKITTTVGLNIGTVDVGKARLMFWDLGGQEELQSLWDKYYAECHGVIYVIDSTDEERLSESKRAFEKMVTSEALDGVPILVLANKQDVETCLSIPDIKTAFSDCTSKIGRRDCLTQACSALTGKGVREGIEWMVKCVVRNVHRPPRQRDIT
- the ARFRP1 gene encoding ADP-ribosylation factor-related protein 1 isoform X3, which codes for MYTLLSGLYKYMFQKDEYCILILGLDNAGKTTFLEQSKTRFNKNYKGMSLSKITTTVGLNIGTVDVGKARLMFWDLGGQEELQSLWDKAPRKGLPVGGWPWGGQVPVAQHPLSAPPQYYAECHGVIYVIDSTDEERLSESKRAFEKMVTSEALDGVPILVLANKQDVEPFRATCSSS
- the ARFRP1 gene encoding ADP-ribosylation factor-related protein 1 isoform X1, giving the protein MYTLLSGLYKYMFQKDEYCILILGLDNAGKTTFLEQSKTRFNKNYKGMSLSKITTTVGLNIGTVDVGKARLMFWDLGGQEELQSLWDKAPRKGLPVGGWPWGGQVPVAQHPLSAPPQYYAECHGVIYVIDSTDEERLSESKRAFEKMVTSEALDGVPILVLANKQDVETCLSIPDIKTAFSDCTSKIGRRDCLTQACSALTGKGVREGIEWMVKCVVRNVHRPPRQRDIT